A region from the Medicago truncatula cultivar Jemalong A17 chromosome 6, MtrunA17r5.0-ANR, whole genome shotgun sequence genome encodes:
- the LOC120580914 gene encoding extensin-like — GKLDKEKTIYKYVYSSPPPPPPPPSKPYKYASPPPPVYKYKSPPPPVYSPPPPPVYKYKSPPPPPVYKYKSPPPPVYSPPPPPVYKYKSPRPPVYSPPPPVYNYKSPPPPVYSPPPPVYTYKSPPPPVYSPPPPVYKYKSPPPPAYSPPPPHYIYSSPPPPPPPYHH, encoded by the coding sequence GGTAAATTGGACAAAGAAAAAACCATATACAAATACGTCTATTcctctccaccaccaccaccaccaccaccatctaAGCCATACAAATACGCTTCTCCACCACCACCAGTTTACAAATACAAGTCCCCACCTCCACCCGTCtactcaccaccaccaccaccagttTACAAGTACAAGTCCCCACCTCCACCACCAGTTTACAAGTACAAGTCCCCACCTCCACCCGTGtactcaccaccaccaccaccagttTACAAGTACAAGTCCCCACGTCCACCCGTTTACTCACCACCTCCACCAGTTTACAACTACAAGTCCCCACCTCCACCCGTCTACTCACCACCTCCCCCGGTTTACACGTACAAGTCACCACCTCCTCCCGTCTATTCACCACCTCCACCAGTTTACAAGTATaagtctcctcctcctcctgctTACTCACCACCTCCACCACATTATATCTACTCttcaccacctcctcctcctcctccttacCACCACTAA
- the LOC25496069 gene encoding extensin-2 isoform X1, which yields MGSQMASITLTIALAIISLTLPSQTSANSYIYSSPPPPPKPYYYHSPPPPVHSPPPPYHYSSPPPPPKKPYKYASPPPPVYKYKSPPPPVYKYKSPPPPPKKPYKYPSPPPPVYKYKSPPPPVYKYKSPPPPVYKYKSPPPPVYKYKSPPPPVYKYKSPPPPPKKPYKYPSPPPPVYKYKSPPPPVYKYKSPPPPVYKYKSPPPPVYKYKSPPPPPKKPYKYPSPPPPVYKYKSPPPPVYKYKSPPPPVYKYKSPPPPVYKYKSPPPPPKKPYKYPSPPPPVYKYKSPPPPVYSPPPVYKYKSPPPPVYSPPPPYKYKSPPPPPYKYPSPPPPVYKYKSPPPPVYKYKSPPPPPKKPYKYPSPPPPVYKYKSPPPPVYSPPPPVYKYKSPPPPVHSPPPPYKYKSPPPPPYKYPSPPPPVYKYKSPPPPVYKYKSPPPPPKKPYKYPSPPPPVYKYKSPPPPVYKYKSPPPPVHSPPPPHYVYSSPPPPVYSPPPPHYIYSSPPPPYHS from the coding sequence ATGGGGTCTCAAATGGCCTCTATTACTCTCACTATTGCATTGGCAATAATCTCTCTTACCTTGCCATCCCAAACTTCAGCAAACAGCTACATCTATTcatctccaccaccaccaccaaagcCTTACTACTACCACTCTCCACCACCACCGGTGCACTCACCACCTCCTCCTTACCATTACAGTTCCCCACCACCACCTCCAAAGAAGCCATACAAATACGCTTCTCCTCCACCTCCAGTTTACAAGTACAAATCACCTCCTCCACCAGTGTATAAGTATAAgtctcctcctccaccaccGAAGAAGCCATATAAATATCCATCTCCACCACCACCAGTTTACAAGTACAAGTCACCTCCTCCACCAGTTTACAAGTATAAATCTCCTCCACCACCAGTTTACAAGTACAAATCACCTCCTCCACCGGTGTACAAGTATAAATCCCCTCCTCCACCAGTGTACAAGTACAAgtctcctccaccaccacctaAGAAGCCATATAAATACCCATCTCCACCACCGCCAGTTTACAAGTACAAATCACCTCCACCACCGGTGTACAAGTACAAATCTCCTCCACCACCAGTTTACAAGTATAAATCCCCTCCTCCACCAGTGTACAAGTACAAgtctcctccaccaccaccaaaaaagcCATATAAATACCCATCTCCCCCACCACCAGTTTACAAGTACAAATCACCTCCTCCTCCAGTTTACAAGTATAAATCTCCTCCACCACCAGTTTACAAGTATAAGTCACCTCCTCCCCCAGTTTACAAGTACAaatctccaccaccaccacccaaGAAACCATACAAGTatccatcaccaccaccaccagttTACAAGTATAAGTCTCCCCCTCCACCTGTCTACTCACCACCACCAGTTTACAAGTATAAGTCTCCTCCTCCACCTGTCTATTCACCACCTCCACCATATAAGTACAAatctccaccacctcctccttaTAAGTacccatcaccaccaccaccagttTACAAGTACAAGTCACCTCCTCCCCCAGTTTACAAGTACAaatctccaccaccaccacccaaGAAACCATACAAGTatccatcaccaccaccaccagttTACAAATATAAGTCCCCTCCTCCACCTGTATACTCACCACCTCCACCAGTTTACAAGTATAAGTCTCCTCCTCCACCCGTCCATTCACCACCTCCACCATATAAGTACAAatctccaccacctcctccttaTAAGTACCCATCACCACCACCGCCAGTTTACAAGTACAAATCACCTCCTCCTCCAGTTTACAAGTACAaatctccaccaccaccacccaaGAAACCATACAAGTacccatcaccaccaccacccgtTTACAAATATAAGTCCCCTCCTCCACCAGTTTACAAGTATAAATCTCCTCCTCCACCTGTTCACTCACCACCTCCACCACACTATGTCTACTCTTCACCTCCTCCTCCGGTCTATTCCCCTCCTCCACCACATTACATATATTCATCACCTCCTCCTCCTTACCACTCTTAG
- the LOC25496069 gene encoding extensin-2 isoform X3, with amino-acid sequence MGSQMASITLTIALAIISLTLPSQTSANSYIYSSPPPPPKPYYYHSPPPPVHSPPPPYHYSSPPPPPKKPYKYASPPPPVYKYKSPPPPVYKYKSPPPPPKKPYKYPSPPPPVYKYKSPPPPVYKYKSPPPPVYKYKSPPPPVYKYKSPPPPVYKYKSPPPPPKKPYKYPSPPPPVYKYKSPPPPVYKYKSPPPPVYKYKSPPPPVYKYKSPPPPPKKPYKYPSPPPPVYKYKSPPPPVYKYKSPPPPVYKYKSPPPPVYKYKSPPPPPKKPYKYPSPPPPVYKYKSPPPPVYSPPPVYKYKSPPPPVYSPPPPYKYKSPPPPPYKYPSPPPPVYKYKSPPPPVYKYKSPPPPPKKPYKYPSPPPPVYKYKSPPPPVYSPPPPVYKYKSPPPPVHSPPPPYKYKSPPPPPYKYPSPPPPVYKYKSPPPPVYKYKSPPPPPKKPYKYPSPPPPVYKYKSPPPPVYKYKSPPPPHYIYSSPPPPYHS; translated from the exons ATGGGGTCTCAAATGGCCTCTATTACTCTCACTATTGCATTGGCAATAATCTCTCTTACCTTGCCATCCCAAACTTCAGCAAACAGCTACATCTATTcatctccaccaccaccaccaaagcCTTACTACTACCACTCTCCACCACCACCGGTGCACTCACCACCTCCTCCTTACCATTACAGTTCCCCACCACCACCTCCAAAGAAGCCATACAAATACGCTTCTCCTCCACCTCCAGTTTACAAGTACAAATCACCTCCTCCACCAGTGTATAAGTATAAgtctcctcctccaccaccGAAGAAGCCATATAAATATCCATCTCCACCACCACCAGTTTACAAGTACAAGTCACCTCCTCCACCAGTTTACAAGTATAAATCTCCTCCACCACCAGTTTACAAGTACAAATCACCTCCTCCACCGGTGTACAAGTATAAATCCCCTCCTCCACCAGTGTACAAGTACAAgtctcctccaccaccacctaAGAAGCCATATAAATACCCATCTCCACCACCGCCAGTTTACAAGTACAAATCACCTCCACCACCGGTGTACAAGTACAAATCTCCTCCACCACCAGTTTACAAGTATAAATCCCCTCCTCCACCAGTGTACAAGTACAAgtctcctccaccaccaccaaaaaagcCATATAAATACCCATCTCCCCCACCACCAGTTTACAAGTACAAATCACCTCCTCCTCCAGTTTACAAGTATAAATCTCCTCCACCACCAGTTTACAAGTATAAGTCACCTCCTCCCCCAGTTTACAAGTACAaatctccaccaccaccacccaaGAAACCATACAAGTatccatcaccaccaccaccagttTACAAGTATAAGTCTCCCCCTCCACCTGTCTACTCACCACCACCAGTTTACAAGTATAAGTCTCCTCCTCCACCTGTCTATTCACCACCTCCACCATATAAGTACAAatctccaccacctcctccttaTAAGTacccatcaccaccaccaccagttTACAAGTACAAGTCACCTCCTCCCCCAGTTTACAAGTACAaatctccaccaccaccacccaaGAAACCATACAAGTatccatcaccaccaccaccagttTACAAATATAAGTCCCCTCCTCCACCTGTATACTCACCACCTCCACCAGTTTACAAGTATAAGTCTCCTCCTCCACCCGTCCATTCACCACCTCCACCATATAAGTACAAatctccaccacctcctccttaTAAGTACCCATCACCACCACCGCCAGTTTACAAGTACAAATCACCTCCTCCTCCAGTTTACAAGTACAaatctccaccaccaccacccaaGAAACCATACAAGTacccatcaccaccaccacccgtTTACAAATATAAGTCCCCTCCTCCACCAGTTTACAAGTATAAATCT CCTCCTCCACCACATTACATATATTCATCACCTCCTCCTCCTTACCACTCTTAG
- the LOC25496069 gene encoding extensin-2 isoform X2, producing MGSQMASITLTIALAIISLTLPSQTSANSYIYSSPPPPPKPYYYHSPPPPVHSPPPPYHYSSPPPPPKKPYKYASPPPPVYKYKSPPPPVYKYKSPPPPPKKPYKYPSPPPPVYKYKSPPPPVYKYKSPPPPVYKYKSPPPPVYKYKSPPPPVYKYKSPPPPPKKPYKYPSPPPPVYKYKSPPPPVYKYKSPPPPVYKYKSPPPPVYKYKSPPPPPKKPYKYPSPPPPVYKYKSPPPPVYKYKSPPPPVYKYKSPPPPVYKYKSPPPPPKKPYKYPSPPPPVYKYKSPPPPVYSPPPPYKYKSPPPPPYKYPSPPPPVYKYKSPPPPVYKYKSPPPPPKKPYKYPSPPPPVYKYKSPPPPVYSPPPPVYKYKSPPPPVHSPPPPYKYKSPPPPPYKYPSPPPPVYKYKSPPPPVYKYKSPPPPPKKPYKYPSPPPPVYKYKSPPPPVYKYKSPPPPVHSPPPPHYVYSSPPPPVYSPPPPHYIYSSPPPPYHS from the exons ATGGGGTCTCAAATGGCCTCTATTACTCTCACTATTGCATTGGCAATAATCTCTCTTACCTTGCCATCCCAAACTTCAGCAAACAGCTACATCTATTcatctccaccaccaccaccaaagcCTTACTACTACCACTCTCCACCACCACCGGTGCACTCACCACCTCCTCCTTACCATTACAGTTCCCCACCACCACCTCCAAAGAAGCCATACAAATACGCTTCTCCTCCACCTCCAGTTTACAAGTACAAATCACCTCCTCCACCAGTGTATAAGTATAAgtctcctcctccaccaccGAAGAAGCCATATAAATATCCATCTCCACCACCACCAGTTTACAAGTACAAGTCACCTCCTCCACCAGTTTACAAGTATAAATCTCCTCCACCACCAGTTTACAAGTACAAATCACCTCCTCCACCGGTGTACAAGTATAAATCCCCTCCTCCACCAGTGTACAAGTACAAgtctcctccaccaccacctaAGAAGCCATATAAATACCCATCTCCACCACCGCCAGTTTACAAGTACAAATCACCTCCACCACCGGTGTACAAGTACAAATCTCCTCCACCACCAGTTTACAAGTATAAATCCCCTCCTCCACCAGTGTACAAGTACAAgtctcctccaccaccaccaaaaaagcCATATAAATACCCATCTCCCCCACCACCAGTTTACAAGTACAAATCACCTCCTCCTCCAGTTTACAAGTATAAATCTCCTCCACCACCAGTTTACAAGTATAAGTCACCTCCTCCCCCAGTTTACAAGTACAaatctccaccaccaccacccaaGAAACCATACAAGTatccatcaccaccaccaccag TTTACAAGTATAAGTCTCCTCCTCCACCTGTCTATTCACCACCTCCACCATATAAGTACAAatctccaccacctcctccttaTAAGTacccatcaccaccaccaccagttTACAAGTACAAGTCACCTCCTCCCCCAGTTTACAAGTACAaatctccaccaccaccacccaaGAAACCATACAAGTatccatcaccaccaccaccagttTACAAATATAAGTCCCCTCCTCCACCTGTATACTCACCACCTCCACCAGTTTACAAGTATAAGTCTCCTCCTCCACCCGTCCATTCACCACCTCCACCATATAAGTACAAatctccaccacctcctccttaTAAGTACCCATCACCACCACCGCCAGTTTACAAGTACAAATCACCTCCTCCTCCAGTTTACAAGTACAaatctccaccaccaccacccaaGAAACCATACAAGTacccatcaccaccaccacccgtTTACAAATATAAGTCCCCTCCTCCACCAGTTTACAAGTATAAATCTCCTCCTCCACCTGTTCACTCACCACCTCCACCACACTATGTCTACTCTTCACCTCCTCCTCCGGTCTATTCCCCTCCTCCACCACATTACATATATTCATCACCTCCTCCTCCTTACCACTCTTAG